Within the Balaenoptera acutorostrata chromosome 10, mBalAcu1.1, whole genome shotgun sequence genome, the region ATGGTAATTAGCTATGAGAATATAAAAAtggtttcattttgcactgtaTAAGGTTCACGTGAAAGGACCACTTACTTCTCAGGTCTGGTGCTTGCCTTGTGATACACGCAGATATTTTATTAGCCACCATTTCTCACCCAGGTTCCCTGAAGGATTGCAGGAGATCAGTGAAGTGTTCTTGCTGTGTATACTTTAATCACCCATAAATTGGAATTACCATACAGTATGATGATCAGAATCAACAAACAGAAAGGGTAATAATGCACACCAAATAATCACTGGTAACCTCAGCAATTTTATTAACAAATTTATTTCCCTAATTGGGTAATGTATCTCAGTGCTTGACTCGAGGGCATTATAATAGGTTTCCACACTGCAGAAGAAGGAATTAATTAGAACCGTTTGCTCTCAGTTCCGTATTTACACTTGTCCACCCGTCTCGTAAACATTGCCTGGTTTCCTGGGTCCCCCAGGCTCCTCTCTTCTgactcctccaccccaccccctaaataaataaatagaaagcggAGAGTAGAAGTTCACATCTTCCTTATGCGCAGTTCACCCCCACCGGAAGCTGCATTTCATGGTCAGAATCTGACAAAGTCATCACTTCCCATAGGACTCGCCTCTCCACGGGCCAAAATGGGGAAGTTGGGGTCTTGGTTTGCCAGTACTGTGTCTGGGATTGTCCTTGTCCATTCAGAACCTGGGGACAAAGCTGGTGAGATGGGCAGATCTGTCCCAGTTCACCCAGCCCCACCAACAGTGCCTCTGAGGAAGGTAAGAGACATTCGTTAGCTCTGTCTGCCCTGGGAGCCGCAGCCCATGTGAGCAGAAAAACGATAACCAGGGAATTCATTCTTCCAGACTTCCTCAagtaaggtttttttgttttgttttgtttttttgccttaCAGCTTGTGAGACTGCAGCATGACAACAAGAAAGCATCTTTAAATGCAAATACTCCAGAATCTCACTGTAATGCTGGCCTCTAACTCCTCTGCACCCCACCCTTTACTCCAGAAAGGCACCATTTCATCCTGCTGTGCAGCTTACGATGACTGGCATGAGTGCAAGATGCCAGGGTACGTGAATCACCTCCAGAGCTGGTTTCCTTAGCAGCTGTTAGTATAGCCTGCCATGTATAGAGATGGCTTTTGAATGTAGATATAATTATTACAGACACATCTCAGGGATGTGTAGACTACCCTAGCTACCAACAGGCCCCTTTGGAGAGCTATCCTCCAGAAAAATCTGGATGGGCCCAACAAGTCTCATTCTCCTTCTTGAATATCCTGCAAGATCTGGATGAGGTTTTCCAGACCAAAGATATAGCCTGGATCTGGTCCATCGTAGGTGGTGTGTTCATTCCAGGAGCCTTTGTAGGTTGTGTGAGCAAAATCGATCATCCGGATGTCAACTTTGATGACATTGCTGCCGTGGGACGTCTGCAGAGTCTCCTGCCCATCATATATGATGAGGAGAGAGCTGGAGTAGAACCGGTATGAACTCTGGCTCCTAATGACTGAGAGGAGGGCCCGGAGCTGGCGCTGGATGGGCTCTAGCAGCTCCGTCCGGAACCGGGTCCCATCGTGCAGGAACTGATAAAGTGCTTGTCTGAAGCCCTCCACTGAGAGTTTTCTTCCATAGTACTTGTCTTTGAAGAGAAAGTGCTTCTTATCAGTTTGATAAACCTTGCAttaaaaagaagatagaaaatgtgaagaattgcaaacaacaaaaaaaatcacatctgctACAGTGGCAGCATCACAAGCTACCTAATATATAAACAGATTTCTAGAGATGCAGGGCAAGAATGGCTGCAATGACTGGCAAGATGATCTTTCATCAAGCACCAGTgtaacttttacattttaaaatgctttctgtGCAAGCGTTTAATAGGAATCCAAGGTCTAAAGATGCTTCATCCTATGAAGGTGACCCTCTGCCCACCAGGAAAAGGTTTGGATCTCCTTTCTTGTGAATTTCCAATGTCAACCTCCAAACCATGATTTAAACCCTGGCTTCTGGCCCTCTTTAAATATTAGCAAACCCAAGCGAGAAAGCTTTAGTGGGAATCTGAAATCACAGCCAATGGCTTTGGAAAGCCAAGTAGATTAAAATTTCCCCCAACAAAGTTTATGAAGTCCTTTCTCTGCAGATTCTAAGAAAACCGTAATGGCTCTGGGGGTAGAGTGGGGTGAATTGTTTGGAGATGAAAAGACAGGCTAGATCAGGTGTGGATGGAGTTTTCAGGCAGCCAGTGAGGTTGAGGGGAGCCTGGATGGAGCAAGGAAGGTTCACAGCAGCTCTGTGGGGCTGGCGCCTCCTCTCCTTAGCATcagctcttctcccctcccctgtcaTGTCTTGGCCACCGGAAGGGAGCAGATGGAGGAGAGATGCTGATGGGGGAGACAGTGGCAGCCGCTCCCATTTCATTCAGATggcagaggcaggcagaggctgAACGGAGGTCAGTGGCTGGCATGGCCAGAGGGTGAGTTGGCACACCTCTGCctggcacacctgggaagggctgccCGTACCTGACCAAGACAGTTTCTCAGGTCTTCCCTGCCTTCAGATTACATGATATGTTTACAGAAAAcaggaattgaaaaaaaaaaatcagaaagatacCATAGACTTGGTGTTGCCTTTGGAGGGCTGGAGATCAGCTGCTACAATTAGCCGTCCTAAGCCCACGACAGGCATCTCTTTCTAAATAAATCAGATCAATTTCATAAGGTTTGAGGTCCAGAGAGAGATTCCATGTACTCCACAAATTGTCACACTCCATTCTCTTGAGGACTGCATTCCAAGCCTTCCTAGGGACATCTGTGCCACACATTTATAGACTCAACTTCCAGCTTCAAGGGGTGGCAGTTTCAATTAAGGAAAGCGATAACGATTACCGTCAGATCCGTGTCTGGTTTTGCTTTGAGTAGATAGACTCTAAGAGTGAACCACTGGAGAAAGTTTATTTCCTCCTGTTCTCCTGCAGCCCTGGCTATAAACCAcatcagaacagcaaaaatgaAGTGTGGAGTCAGGGCAATAAAAAATTAACCATTCCTTTACTGGGCTTTGCAGGTTACGACCTTCCCACTTTGTTAACAAGAAGAGGTAGCAAGCAGAAGcagaaaaggcagagaaagaacaGGGAATGGCTAATAAGGATTCAAAGAGCAGATTGCCTGCCAGCATCTGAGAAGGAGAGGGTTCAGCTTCATGGTTCAAGAGAACGAGGAACCAACGGAGCACACAGAGAAGCTTTCTCTCAGTTTTCTCCCAGACCTGCTCACACACTGTCATCAAAGGTCTGCTCTCAACATGGGCAGGACCAACGTGGTCACGTGGAAAGTTCCAACTGCCAGAGACCCTGAGATGAGTTTAAAAATGGtggtttcttaaattttattgatatacagttgatttacaatgttgtgttaatttcttctgtacagcaaagggattcagttatatatattcttttccattatcgtttatcacaggatattgaatatagttccctgtgctatacagtaggaccttgttgtttatccatcctatgtataatagtttgcatctgctcatcccaaactcccaatatatccctccccccaccccctcccccttggcaaccacagtgtgttctctatgtgagtctgtttctgtttcatagaagttcatttgtgtcatattttagattccacatataagtgatatcatatggtatttgtctttctctgtctgacttacttcacttagtatgataatctctaggtccatctgtgttgctgcaaatggcattatttcactcattAGGGCTgcgtagtattccactgtatatatatataccacagcttctttatccactcatctgtcgatggacatttaggttctttccatgtcttggctattgtaaatagtgctgctctgcacataggggtgcatgtatctttttgaattacagttttgtccggatatatgcccaggagtgggattgctggatcatatagcaattctttgtttttttcatatggcaattctattttcagttttttgaggaacctccatactgttttccagagtggctgcaccaatttacattcccccaaaATGGTGGGGTTTTGATATCACTATCCTGAAAGGCGCTCTTTAAAAAACCCAGTGTGTCCTAGACCAGGATACGCGTTTTCTTGGTGAAAGAGGTGCTTGGCCGCCGTCTCTGTTGCTCCCACAAAGTGAAGGGTCCTGCGGGGGGCAGCAGCATCTGGATGGGAGATGTCCTTGTCCCTAGCAGACATGCCAGGATGCCCAGCCCCGCAGATGTCCCCCACCTACCTGCATGCCGCAGATGCGCGCGCCCAGGCAGGCCGAGGTGCTCCGTGCACACTTCCTCATGTGGCGGGCCTTCTTCTCCTCCGACGCATCGTCCCCGTGCTGCCGGGTCCCCATCTTCAGGTCTAAGATGCAGGGATGCTTGTACTGTGACACGACGTTTTCCAGCAGCAGGAACCCTGGTCATGCTACTTTAAGGAAGGCTTCTGAGAACATAAAGGCCACTGCCCCACAGGAGGCGGTTAGCAGGCCTCTGAAGCTGGCTGGAGATTCCCTCCTCTGAGCCCCATCCCTTCACTCCCATTTCTTTCATTACAGACCAGCCTGTCAGTTGCTATGAAGATTTCAAGGTATTAACTTTGCAGGCTGCTTTCATAAGTCCATTCATTTAGGGGGAGTTGATGAGGATGtgagcttctttttcttttcctttttgctctgagGTTGTAATTTAAATGCAGGAGTGAAATCCCTGGCAGGCCATGCCCAATTTACATTTTATGGCAGAAAAATCATAATGCTAAAACCTCGAGTCACCGAATGGGCCAGTACCTTTTGGGAGAAGTGGGTTGATGTTAGCTTCGGAGATGAGTTGCAGGAATATTAATTTCAGCGGAGTAATTATCCTGCAAAAGCTTCTTAAGGATGAGGGTTGCAGATGTGGCTTAGTAAATACAGAGAAACCAGCCACCGGTTTGCGTTTGCAGGAAGGAGCCAGAGGTGACAAAAGGGGGGCATTTCAAGCCTGAATTTGCTCTCTGAGTTTGTGGGAGGTGTAAAAGGGAGGTTGGGTGCAGGGACCCTCCCACCCTTTGAACCCgcacccctacccccacccagCGTGGCAGTCATCTTTCCTATCTGTCCACAgagaccccagccctgcccat harbors:
- the IP6K3 gene encoding inositol hexakisphosphate kinase 3, translated to MVVQDSMDAPGVPLEPFLHQVGGHLSVLKYDEHTVCKPLISQEQRFYESLPLAMKRFTPQYKGTITVHLQKDSRGHLSLVANPLKESRGPFKISTQSAAVAIWQTLQQTTSGGGALPLPQWQHTQRAHSLKESPATALLRSELHLKAHVPSLVEDVKGNQTERRSFNPWGLHCHQAHLSRLCTEYPENKRHRFLLLENVVSQYKHPCILDLKMGTRQHGDDASEEKKARHMRKCARSTSACLGARICGMQVYQTDKKHFLFKDKYYGRKLSVEGFRQALYQFLHDGTRFRTELLEPIQRQLRALLSVIRSQSSYRFYSSSLLIIYDGQETLQTSHGSNVIKVDIRMIDFAHTTYKGSWNEHTTYDGPDPGYIFGLENLIQILQDIQEGE